In a genomic window of Amphiprion ocellaris isolate individual 3 ecotype Okinawa chromosome 13, ASM2253959v1, whole genome shotgun sequence:
- the atox1 gene encoding copper transport protein ATOX1: MTKHEFEVAMTCEGCSGAVTRILNKLGDVKFEIDLEKKLVLIESDREVEDLMATLKKCGKEVKYIGPK, encoded by the exons ATGACG AAGCACGAGTTTGAGGTGGCGATGACGTGTGAGGGATGCTCAGGAGCTGTTACCAGAATCCTCAACAAGCTGGGAG ATGTGAAGTTCGAGATCGACCTGGAGAAGAAACTGGTTTTGATCGAGTCTGACAGAGAAGTGGAAGATCTCATGGCGACGCTGAAGAAGTGTGGAAAGGAAGTCAAGTACATCGGGCCTAAATGA